The following are encoded together in the Pleurocapsa sp. FMAR1 genome:
- a CDS encoding DNA translocase FtsK translates to MIQFVLLMQKSVSYLEQEEYHNAFESLTSVIELKPDCAAAYYLRGEALRQLELYPEALTNLDRAIELDSEDAEYYDLRSQVKAKLNNYQGAISDCNIAISLGCQTVEIYFGRGYYHWILNNYSEAIANYTKALDLDSELPYLYFLRGLAKQQLENYQSALADFNLAIKLDSSDGEYFFERGYTHAKLDDQQQAIKDYTEAIRLIPEYLEAYANRGNTYIKIGKLDSAIADYTEAIQLDPEIIAIYQNRGKAYSEIKQSDKAIADWQQGIKLLQDRDDISANTIKAVLLNLIEAESAKNQSNLLEERDNSWLGGIGKKLGNFLGKDRESAAFTQAQKHLKNATEAIAQKDYQQAIAYLNEAIEEENSAHPFIYFMRGEAYRELGETLAAYKDYEQAAILFERQGDRENAQIAIEVAVALATEIYTEDEENTDRELSLIYRPKSADEETISDPSIADLERVIDELYQEAQYIIQEGVSRFTGYFILQDSETKDYIQGMWDTCFYPAGGFQLEWSCNGNRSWFPLPQTDSEAKEILRLWLEDIQACSVLNWEIIGDNDPVSLKHPSRRGFKIIHLLKQYEAGERNFRKEDLSKANLFEADLQGINLSHACLVAADLRGANLTRANLAEADLRDSCLIEADLRGANLEGTKFEGAIYDEDTEFPDDFDPEVAEMEFYVYEEDDESISDSANSCYLETAEEIRAFITHIKAFETLWLDTEIADWQTRHPRLSLIQVLADPQDLTGESTYILDVLDKPEIASEFINQIMTNVRIEKVFHNASFDLRYLGGKEQAKNITCTYKIAQQISKKVLRTSNLKLKTLAVELCNFPQAEIANEQGSDWGKRPLSREQIKYAKMDTVYLAKVHHRLLEFKPNMLLLQPDSFSVTDVRVAFECPRLFYVSKHFGGKTLFVPKSGTFGIGNTFHKLANDFITTIKQESQFKALFEPSAKQLKVEAIASQMQNIFYSLVFFPHYLQPTIQTKPNLAPALDRVWQGIRNLIKKWAELLINNRAYCDADKLFDRTFISSEYKLQHDFNLPNGTQQPIAGKLDCLIYDYSQNSLRVVELKTYAPVDPSAQLAQVALYSYMIHKTKKVPVDSAVYCVLPEFKEYFYAWSELETNVHQVIPFKLQQMQKWLQWQPSQPDAPPPTSNSNLCEICPQQKKCQSFFKVADEKHKPIPPIKIELLTEPNPQPQPQPSIDADKIGQRLVKILQSYSLNVSYQGAAVGSAFIRIKLKPDLGVKVVSIANRSEDLKVHLGISAPPLIATQAGYVSVDVPRKDRQIVNFYDYIKQEHDSINTAVKIALGIDLEGKLIEADLSDPNTCHFLVGGTTGSGKSEFLRSLLLSLIYRYSPQQLKIALVDPKRVTFPEFESKPWLFSPVVKDSEQAIALMEELVREMDKRYQLFETAGCPHLDAYNQKQTSTKNYLPRIVCIFDEYADFMTEKETRNALEQSIKRLGAMARAAGIHLIVATQRPEAKVVTPIIRSNLPGRIALSTASEADSKIILGGNQTEGAYLLGKGDLLYQFGAQLQRLQSLFADVVRLPF, encoded by the coding sequence ATGATCCAGTTTGTTCTGCTGATGCAAAAAAGCGTATCTTATTTAGAACAAGAAGAATACCACAATGCTTTTGAATCTCTGACTTCTGTTATTGAATTAAAACCAGATTGTGCAGCTGCTTACTATCTGCGGGGAGAAGCTTTGAGACAACTGGAACTATACCCCGAAGCACTGACAAATTTAGATCGAGCGATCGAGCTTGATTCTGAAGATGCGGAATACTATGATTTAAGAAGCCAAGTTAAAGCCAAGTTAAACAACTATCAAGGAGCAATTTCTGATTGCAATATCGCTATTAGTTTGGGTTGCCAAACGGTTGAAATTTATTTTGGCAGAGGTTACTATCATTGGATTTTAAATAATTATTCAGAAGCGATCGCTAACTATACCAAGGCACTCGATTTAGATTCTGAGTTACCATACCTGTATTTTCTACGAGGTTTGGCAAAGCAGCAGTTAGAAAACTATCAAAGCGCACTAGCTGATTTTAATCTAGCGATCAAGCTTGATTCTAGCGATGGCGAGTATTTTTTCGAGCGAGGATATACTCATGCCAAACTAGACGATCAACAACAAGCAATCAAAGATTACACTGAAGCAATTCGCCTCATACCTGAGTATCTAGAGGCTTATGCAAATCGAGGCAATACTTACATTAAAATAGGCAAACTCGACAGCGCGATCGCCGATTATACCGAAGCAATACAACTAGATCCCGAAATAATTGCCATCTACCAAAATCGAGGTAAAGCATATTCGGAAATAAAACAAAGCGATAAGGCGATCGCTGATTGGCAACAAGGAATAAAACTTCTTCAAGATCGAGACGATATATCTGCAAATACCATTAAGGCAGTACTGTTGAATTTAATTGAAGCAGAATCAGCCAAAAATCAATCAAATTTATTAGAAGAGCGAGATAATTCCTGGTTAGGAGGAATAGGAAAAAAATTAGGTAACTTTTTGGGCAAAGATAGGGAATCAGCAGCTTTCACCCAAGCACAAAAACATCTTAAAAACGCAACAGAAGCGATCGCACAAAAAGACTATCAACAGGCGATCGCTTACTTAAATGAGGCGATTGAAGAAGAAAACTCGGCTCATCCTTTTATTTATTTTATGCGAGGAGAGGCATATCGAGAATTAGGGGAAACTTTAGCTGCTTATAAGGATTACGAACAAGCAGCCATACTATTTGAGAGACAGGGCGATCGGGAAAACGCCCAGATAGCAATTGAAGTGGCTGTTGCATTAGCAACAGAGATATATACTGAGGATGAAGAGAATACAGACAGAGAATTAAGCTTAATATATCGTCCCAAGTCTGCCGATGAAGAAACTATTAGCGATCCTAGTATTGCCGATCTCGAACGAGTAATTGATGAACTGTATCAAGAAGCTCAATATATTATCCAAGAAGGGGTTAGTCGTTTTACAGGGTATTTTATCCTCCAAGATAGTGAAACTAAAGACTACATTCAAGGGATGTGGGATACTTGTTTTTATCCCGCAGGTGGCTTCCAGTTAGAGTGGTCATGTAATGGCAACAGATCGTGGTTTCCTTTGCCTCAAACCGACTCAGAAGCCAAAGAAATTCTGCGTTTGTGGCTAGAAGATATTCAAGCTTGCTCTGTTCTCAATTGGGAGATTATTGGAGATAATGACCCCGTGAGTCTAAAGCATCCTAGCAGAAGAGGATTTAAAATTATCCACTTGCTGAAGCAGTATGAAGCAGGGGAAAGGAATTTTCGTAAAGAAGATTTGAGTAAGGCTAACCTCTTTGAAGCCGATTTACAGGGTATTAATCTCAGTCATGCTTGCTTAGTTGCTGCGGACTTGCGAGGTGCAAACCTAACTAGAGCTAACTTAGCTGAAGCCGATCTCAGGGATTCTTGTCTAATTGAAGCCGATTTACGAGGTGCAAATCTTGAAGGTACAAAGTTTGAAGGTGCTATCTACGACGAAGACACAGAATTTCCTGATGATTTTGACCCCGAAGTAGCAGAAATGGAATTTTATGTTTATGAAGAAGATGATGAATCTATTTCGGACTCGGCAAATTCATGCTATCTAGAGACAGCCGAAGAAATTCGCGCCTTCATTACCCACATTAAAGCTTTTGAAACTTTATGGCTGGATACGGAAATAGCTGACTGGCAGACTAGACATCCCCGATTATCTTTAATTCAAGTATTAGCCGATCCCCAAGATCTGACAGGAGAATCAACTTATATCCTTGATGTTTTAGACAAGCCAGAAATAGCGTCAGAATTTATCAATCAAATTATGACCAATGTTCGCATTGAAAAAGTTTTTCACAATGCTAGCTTCGATTTAAGATATCTTGGCGGAAAAGAACAAGCCAAAAATATTACTTGTACCTATAAAATCGCGCAACAAATCTCTAAAAAAGTTTTGAGAACTAGCAATCTCAAACTAAAAACCCTTGCTGTCGAACTGTGTAACTTTCCTCAAGCAGAAATCGCCAATGAACAGGGAAGCGACTGGGGAAAAAGACCTCTTAGTAGAGAACAAATCAAGTATGCCAAGATGGACACAGTTTATTTAGCCAAGGTTCATCATCGTTTATTAGAATTTAAGCCAAATATGCTTTTACTACAACCAGATTCTTTTAGCGTTACCGATGTTCGGGTTGCTTTTGAGTGTCCGCGATTATTTTATGTGAGTAAGCATTTTGGTGGCAAAACTTTATTTGTGCCAAAATCTGGCACTTTTGGTATTGGTAATACTTTTCATAAGCTAGCTAATGATTTTATCACCACAATTAAACAAGAATCTCAATTCAAAGCTTTATTTGAGCCATCAGCCAAACAATTGAAAGTAGAGGCGATCGCTTCTCAGATGCAAAATATCTTCTACAGTCTGGTTTTTTTCCCTCACTATCTACAGCCAACAATTCAAACTAAACCTAATTTAGCTCCTGCACTAGATCGAGTTTGGCAAGGAATTAGAAATTTAATTAAAAAGTGGGCTGAATTATTAATTAACAATCGCGCCTATTGCGACGCAGATAAGCTGTTTGATCGCACTTTCATCTCTTCAGAATACAAATTGCAACATGATTTTAATTTACCCAATGGTACACAACAGCCGATAGCTGGAAAATTAGATTGTTTAATTTACGATTACAGCCAAAATAGCCTTCGTGTCGTTGAATTGAAAACTTATGCTCCTGTCGATCCTTCCGCACAGTTGGCACAGGTTGCTCTATATAGCTATATGATTCATAAAACTAAAAAAGTACCTGTGGACTCCGCTGTCTATTGTGTTCTACCAGAGTTCAAGGAATATTTTTATGCTTGGTCAGAACTCGAAACCAATGTGCATCAAGTAATTCCCTTTAAATTACAACAGATGCAAAAATGGCTGCAATGGCAACCATCACAACCAGATGCACCACCGCCAACAAGTAATTCCAATCTTTGTGAAATTTGTCCTCAGCAAAAAAAATGTCAAAGTTTTTTTAAAGTGGCTGACGAGAAACACAAACCCATTCCACCCATAAAGATCGAACTGCTAACAGAACCTAATCCTCAACCTCAACCTCAACCTTCTATTGATGCAGATAAAATTGGACAACGGCTAGTAAAGATTCTGCAATCTTATAGTCTTAATGTTAGTTATCAAGGTGCAGCAGTAGGTTCAGCATTTATCCGCATCAAGTTAAAACCAGACTTAGGAGTTAAAGTAGTCTCTATTGCTAATCGTTCAGAAGATTTAAAAGTACACTTGGGAATCTCCGCACCTCCATTGATTGCTACGCAAGCTGGCTATGTCAGTGTCGATGTGCCTCGTAAAGATAGGCAAATAGTCAATTTCTACGATTATATCAAACAAGAACACGACTCTATAAATACTGCTGTCAAAATTGCGCTCGGAATAGACTTAGAAGGAAAATTAATTGAAGCCGATTTATCCGATCCTAATACCTGTCATTTTTTAGTAGGAGGAACTACAGGAAGCGGTAAAAGTGAATTTTTGCGATCGCTCCTTCTCAGTCTTATTTACCGTTATTCTCCTCAACAACTCAAAATTGCCCTAGTCGATCCCAAACGAGTTACTTTTCCTGAATTTGAATCCAAACCCTGGTTGTTTTCTCCTGTAGTTAAAGATAGTGAGCAAGCGATCGCTTTAATGGAAGAATTAGTTAGAGAAATGGACAAGCGTTACCAACTATTTGAAACAGCAGGATGTCCCCACCTTGATGCCTACAATCAAAAACAAACATCAACTAAAAATTATTTACCCCGTATTGTTTGTATTTTTGATGAATATGCAGACTTTATGACAGAAAAAGAAACTCGTAACGCGCTTGAGCAAAGTATCAAACGCTTAGGTGCAATGGCAAGAGCGGCGGGCATCCATTTGATTGTTGCTACCCAGCGACCCGAAGCTAAGGTAGTGACTCCTATTATTCGTTCTAATTTACCAGGAAGAATTGCCTTGAGTACAGCTAGCGAAGCTGATTCTAAAATTATTTTAGGTGGTAACCAAACAGAAGGAGCTTATCTATTAGGAAAAGGAGATTTACTTTATCAGTTTGGCGCACAATTGCAACGATTACAAAGCCTTTTTGCTGATGTGGTTAGACTTCCTTTTTAA
- a CDS encoding ATP-binding protein → MATLNEIIQREVNPFDSVTFRTGNFWTENQQPSSATVESIHQEAIIQIRDTLQHVIRDRRTRSILLTGDSGCGKSYLLSRLKKNLNNRAFFAYIEPCLAQDYIWRHTLSHTVDGLMHIPEGEKESQLLLWLKGLSAYSDGGIKKRILGAKNHFIHELRSIYPTGIYQPKDFFTVLYELANPDLYFSACDWLRGYSISEDELELLGVSSMIDTEEAAKGVIANFGRISADNKPIALCFDQVELSPKSLDGSLDISSIFNVNTAFHNNNLKNFLVIISITQDQWRICQNTIFQSDLARIDREIILKQINLEQVKALWENRLYPIHFQAKPKPNSSIAPLDKQQLEVKYPGGKANLRYSLSFGGILYEKYKSTSSREIPGIGDKTQPTSDPLAAFKLLWQDELNKTKDKISHIRQSSSQELIEMLISAISVLGIQQIKPRFLNGKYSSYSFSYQPLNQSKQVGVLWNEDSNLKSFSYAMKACEKAISSNKNSTLIMIRAESLGKKNNQGYKIYQKIFNNSSNSHIKFSLESVHYLKTYQKLKNDAVSGDLVLNFKPLSLTDLEKLVRETKVLHQCSLLQDLEIVPTIPIIKLDPETGKELEVKKFLLNLVKHHLLLGQQTLIQQAKSQFTEIEEVKIERLIQELSQEQKISFVNPNAKPQERLICLIPQAVAGGKK, encoded by the coding sequence GTGGCAACTTTGAACGAAATTATTCAACGGGAAGTTAATCCCTTTGATTCGGTAACATTTAGAACGGGTAACTTTTGGACAGAAAACCAACAACCCTCAAGCGCAACGGTTGAATCAATTCATCAAGAAGCGATAATTCAAATCCGAGATACTCTTCAACACGTTATTCGAGATCGTCGTACTCGTAGTATTTTGCTTACGGGGGATTCTGGTTGTGGTAAAAGCTATTTATTGAGTCGTCTCAAAAAAAACCTAAATAATAGAGCTTTTTTTGCTTATATCGAGCCTTGTCTAGCTCAAGATTATATTTGGCGACACACTCTGAGCCATACTGTTGATGGTTTGATGCACATTCCTGAAGGGGAAAAAGAGTCTCAACTGCTTCTGTGGTTAAAAGGTTTATCTGCTTATAGTGATGGTGGGATCAAAAAAAGGATTCTCGGTGCGAAAAATCACTTTATTCACGAACTAAGAAGCATTTATCCAACGGGTATTTATCAGCCTAAAGACTTTTTTACTGTTTTATATGAGTTGGCTAACCCAGATTTATATTTCTCTGCTTGTGACTGGTTACGGGGTTATAGTATTAGCGAAGATGAACTAGAGCTTTTGGGAGTCAGCAGCATGATTGATACAGAGGAGGCTGCTAAAGGTGTTATTGCCAATTTTGGGCGAATTTCTGCTGATAATAAACCCATCGCTCTATGTTTCGATCAGGTAGAACTTTCTCCTAAATCTTTAGATGGTTCTTTAGATATTAGTTCAATTTTTAATGTTAATACTGCTTTTCACAACAATAATTTAAAAAACTTTTTAGTAATTATTAGTATTACTCAAGACCAATGGAGAATTTGTCAAAACACAATTTTTCAGTCCGATCTGGCTAGAATTGATCGAGAAATTATTTTAAAACAAATTAATTTAGAACAAGTAAAAGCTCTTTGGGAAAACCGCCTTTATCCGATCCACTTCCAAGCAAAGCCCAAACCAAATTCATCTATTGCACCTTTAGATAAGCAACAATTAGAAGTCAAATATCCTGGAGGAAAAGCCAATTTACGGTACTCTCTCAGTTTTGGCGGAATACTGTATGAAAAGTATAAATCTACAAGTTCTAGAGAAATACCAGGAATAGGTGATAAAACACAACCAACATCAGATCCTTTGGCAGCTTTTAAGCTTCTTTGGCAAGATGAATTAAATAAAACTAAAGATAAAATTTCTCACATTCGTCAATCATCTTCTCAAGAACTAATTGAAATGTTGATTTCAGCCATAAGTGTTTTGGGAATTCAACAAATAAAACCCCGATTTTTAAACGGTAAATATTCTAGTTATTCTTTTAGTTATCAGCCCTTAAATCAATCTAAACAGGTCGGTGTATTGTGGAATGAAGATTCTAATTTAAAAAGCTTTTCTTATGCTATGAAAGCCTGCGAGAAAGCAATTAGCTCAAATAAAAATAGTACATTAATTATGATTAGAGCCGAATCATTGGGCAAAAAGAATAATCAAGGATATAAAATCTATCAAAAGATATTTAATAATAGCTCAAACTCTCACATCAAATTCAGTTTAGAATCTGTTCATTATTTAAAAACCTATCAAAAGTTAAAAAACGATGCTGTTTCTGGGGATTTGGTTTTAAATTTTAAGCCTTTAAGCTTAACCGATTTAGAAAAATTAGTTCGCGAAACCAAAGTTTTACATCAATGTAGTTTATTACAAGATTTAGAAATTGTCCCCACCATTCCTATTATCAAACTAGATCCAGAAACAGGAAAAGAGCTAGAAGTAAAGAAATTTCTGCTTAATCTAGTAAAACATCATCTTTTACTAGGACAACAAACATTAATTCAACAAGCCAAAAGTCAGTTTACTGAGATAGAAGAAGTAAAAATAGAACGTCTGATTCAAGAGTTATCTCAAGAACAGAAAATATCCTTTGTTAATCCTAACGCCAAACCACAAGAGCGATTGATTTGCTTAATTCCTCAAGCAGTAGCAGGAGGTAAAAAATGA
- the crtD gene encoding C-3',4' desaturase CrtD produces the protein MAIALKNKQKSRVVVVGAGIGGLTTGALLAKDGHQVTIYDQAIVPGGCASTFKRRGFTFDVGATQVAGLEPGGIHHRIFQELGIELPKTTYCDPACAVFLPGETEPINVWRDAAKWQAERQRQFPGSEPFWQLLNKLFKASWRFQGRDPVLPPRNIWDLWQLVSAVRPDTLITVPFALMTVADALKLYGLYGDKRLKTFLDLQLKLYSQVDTDETALLYAATALAVSQAPQGLFHLQGSMQVLSDRLVAGLEKYQGRLLMRHSVEQIHTTSGKVTGITVRNQKTGETWIEEADEVVANVTAQNLVKLTSDKSLSNYQRRLEKLPQPSGAFVVYLGVERKAIPPNCSPHLQFLYNQDEVIGENNSLFVSVSKPGDGRAPDGQATIIASSFTDADLWWQGEEKDYARIKQHYTEEAIARLGGYFQLTPENIIHTEAATPRTFAHYTAREKGTVGGLGQRLANFGPFGFANRTPIKHLWLVGDSTHPGEGTAGVSYSALTVVRQIAAGFMLD, from the coding sequence ATGGCGATCGCTTTAAAAAATAAGCAAAAATCCCGTGTGGTAGTTGTGGGTGCAGGTATTGGTGGTTTGACCACAGGGGCATTATTAGCCAAGGATGGTCATCAGGTAACTATTTATGACCAAGCGATCGTTCCAGGTGGATGTGCTTCTACTTTCAAGCGTCGTGGCTTTACTTTTGACGTGGGGGCAACTCAGGTGGCAGGGTTAGAGCCTGGAGGCATACACCACCGCATTTTTCAAGAGTTGGGCATTGAGCTACCTAAAACTACTTACTGCGATCCTGCCTGTGCTGTATTTTTACCAGGAGAAACCGAACCAATCAATGTTTGGCGAGACGCTGCTAAATGGCAAGCAGAAAGACAAAGACAGTTTCCTGGTAGTGAACCATTTTGGCAGCTATTAAATAAACTATTCAAGGCTAGCTGGCGATTTCAAGGCAGAGATCCCGTGTTACCTCCCCGCAATATTTGGGATTTATGGCAGTTAGTCTCGGCAGTTAGACCAGATACTTTAATTACCGTACCCTTTGCTCTGATGACGGTGGCTGATGCCCTCAAGCTATACGGCTTATATGGTGACAAACGGCTAAAGACTTTTCTCGATCTCCAGCTAAAACTTTATTCTCAGGTAGATACAGATGAAACCGCTTTATTATATGCAGCTACAGCCTTAGCGGTTTCCCAAGCACCTCAAGGACTGTTCCATCTTCAGGGCAGTATGCAGGTACTAAGCGATCGCCTGGTGGCAGGTTTAGAAAAATATCAAGGAAGGTTATTGATGCGCCATAGCGTCGAACAAATCCATACTACTTCGGGTAAAGTGACGGGAATAACTGTCCGCAATCAAAAGACTGGTGAAACCTGGATTGAAGAGGCAGATGAGGTGGTGGCAAACGTTACCGCCCAGAATTTAGTTAAGCTAACTTCAGATAAATCCTTGAGCAATTACCAACGACGGCTGGAGAAACTCCCTCAGCCATCAGGGGCATTCGTAGTTTATTTAGGAGTTGAGCGAAAAGCAATTCCCCCAAACTGTTCTCCTCATCTACAGTTTCTTTACAACCAAGATGAAGTAATTGGCGAAAATAACTCCCTTTTTGTTTCCGTAAGCAAGCCTGGAGATGGACGCGCACCTGATGGACAAGCAACCATCATTGCCTCCTCATTTACTGATGCTGATTTATGGTGGCAAGGAGAGGAGAAAGACTATGCACGCATCAAACAACATTATACAGAAGAAGCGATCGCTCGCCTCGGAGGATATTTTCAACTCACCCCTGAAAATATTATTCACACCGAAGCAGCAACCCCCAGAACTTTTGCTCACTATACCGCCAGAGAAAAAGGTACTGTTGGCGGATTGGGACAGCGTTTGGCTAATTTTGGTCCATTTGGCTTTGCCAACCGTACTCCCATCAAACATCTTTGGTTAGTAGGAGATTCAACCCATCCAGGGGAGGGGACGGCAGGAGTCAGCTATTCTGCCTTGACCGTAGTTAGACAAATAGCAGCAGGCTTTATGTTAGACTAA
- the ltrA gene encoding group II intron reverse transcriptase/maturase, whose product MSKTDSNQNTVEWKQLDWRKIQKAVWKLQKRIYRAYINGDVKQGRRLQKTLIKSYYNRLLSVRLVTQDNSGKKTAGVDQVKSLTPKQRFQLANGLKLEDKSQPIRRVWIPKPGRNEKRPLGIPVMRDRATQALVKAALEPEWESRFENNSYGFRPGRSAHDAVEAIFNQIRYKSKFVLDADIAKCFDRINHHHLLAKLNTFPTIRRQIRAWLRADICDFEKNQKTPNRQGTPQGGVISPLLSNIALHGMENRIKQIKGASLIRYADDFVIFYKNLDTLKVCQNVISEWLSHYDLELKFSKTKVVHTQLELDKHQPGFDFLGFNIRQYKVGKYQSGKNGQGKLLGFKTIIRPSSDSVRRHYEKLSLKIGRLKAAPQEKIISELNPIIRGWCNYYRTVCSQETYSKVGHLTHKRLRRWADRRHPNKSKYWVGDKYWVTIGEDNWVFGKEYKDDFITLERHTKTAIVRHVKVRGNKTPYDGDTIYWAKRKGSHPELKPSTAKLLKKQMGLCNWCNLNFLDGDLIETDHIIPKKAGGSNSRDNLQLLHKHCHDAKTYSDQLVIKLHQAKKSGEKTQKWFNNLDWLWVNDIPTLL is encoded by the coding sequence ATGTCTAAAACAGATTCAAATCAGAATACTGTGGAATGGAAACAGCTTGATTGGCGTAAAATCCAGAAGGCTGTTTGGAAGTTGCAAAAGAGAATCTACCGAGCCTACATCAATGGTGATGTCAAACAAGGAAGAAGGCTACAAAAAACCCTCATCAAATCCTATTACAACCGACTTTTATCCGTAAGACTGGTCACACAGGATAATTCAGGAAAGAAAACTGCGGGAGTGGATCAGGTGAAATCCTTGACCCCAAAGCAGCGATTTCAACTCGCAAACGGTTTAAAACTAGAGGATAAATCCCAACCCATTAGAAGAGTTTGGATTCCCAAGCCTGGAAGAAACGAAAAGCGACCTCTAGGTATTCCTGTGATGCGCGACAGAGCAACACAAGCTTTAGTTAAAGCTGCTCTAGAACCAGAATGGGAGTCAAGATTTGAAAATAATTCTTATGGCTTTCGACCTGGAAGAAGCGCACATGACGCTGTGGAAGCCATCTTCAACCAGATTAGATATAAATCAAAATTTGTGTTGGATGCAGATATAGCGAAATGTTTTGACCGAATTAACCACCATCACCTCCTAGCCAAGCTCAATACATTTCCTACCATTAGGAGACAAATCCGAGCCTGGTTGAGAGCCGACATTTGTGACTTTGAGAAGAATCAAAAGACTCCAAACCGTCAGGGAACGCCACAGGGAGGCGTAATTTCCCCGCTTTTAAGCAATATAGCCCTACACGGAATGGAAAATAGGATTAAACAAATTAAGGGTGCATCTTTAATCAGATATGCTGACGATTTCGTAATCTTTTATAAAAATTTGGATACTCTCAAGGTTTGTCAAAATGTCATAAGTGAATGGTTATCCCACTACGACCTTGAATTAAAATTTAGCAAAACCAAAGTTGTTCACACTCAACTTGAACTGGATAAACATCAACCAGGATTCGATTTTCTGGGATTCAATATACGCCAATATAAAGTTGGCAAATACCAGTCAGGGAAGAACGGACAGGGTAAATTATTGGGGTTCAAAACAATTATAAGACCATCATCCGATAGTGTTAGGAGGCACTATGAAAAACTTTCCCTTAAAATCGGAAGGTTAAAAGCTGCACCCCAAGAAAAAATCATCAGTGAGTTGAATCCGATTATTAGAGGATGGTGTAACTATTACAGAACAGTGTGTAGTCAAGAAACTTACTCAAAAGTTGGTCATTTAACTCACAAAAGGCTACGTAGATGGGCGGATAGAAGACATCCCAACAAAAGTAAATACTGGGTGGGAGATAAATACTGGGTAACTATAGGAGAAGATAATTGGGTTTTTGGTAAGGAATATAAGGATGATTTTATTACCTTAGAAAGACATACTAAAACAGCAATTGTACGCCATGTCAAAGTTAGAGGAAATAAAACCCCCTATGACGGAGACACCATTTACTGGGCAAAAAGAAAGGGTTCGCATCCTGAATTGAAGCCTTCAACAGCTAAATTGTTGAAAAAACAAATGGGTTTATGTAATTGGTGTAATCTTAACTTCCTTGATGGAGATTTGATAGAAACTGACCATATCATCCCCAAAAAGGCGGGTGGTAGCAATAGTAGAGATAATCTCCAGCTACTACACAAACATTGCCATGATGCCAAAACGTACAGTGACCAATTGGTTATAAAGCTCCATCAAGCGAAAAAGTCAGGAGAGAAGACTCAAAAATGGTTCAATAACTTGGACTGGCTATGGGTCAACGATATTCCTACCTTACTGTAA